The following is a genomic window from Rhodobium gokarnense.
TTCACCGCGCTGACGCCGCAAATCTCCGTTTCCCCGGAGCTGTCGGAGACCGATATCGCCCGGGCGGCGGCCATGGGCTTTCGCACGATCCTCTGCAACCGGCCGGACGACGAGCCGGGCGTTGCCTTTTCGTCCGAGGCCGCGCGGCACACCGCAGGCGTCTTCGGCATGGCGTTCCACCACGTGCCGGTCGCCGGCTATGAGATCACCGAACCCGACGCCATCGACGCCGTTGCCGACGTGCTCTCCGGGGCCGTCGGGCCGGTGCTGATGTACTGCAAGTCGGGAATGCGCTCCGCGTATCTGTGGGCGCTCGGCGCGGTCGGCGAGACCGGCCTCGCCGAGACGCTTCAGATCATGGAGCGGGCCGGGATCGATGCCTCGATCGTCGAAGACGAACTCATCGAGCGCGCCGCGATGGCACCGGCCGCGGCCGACGCGGCCGCCTACGCGGCTGCGGTCTGACCGCCGCTTCAACAGTTGCGATGCCCCGCAGCGCCGTCTGGCCCTTCATCGGGCCGGGCGGCGTTTTTCGTTGGAAGACGGCCGGTCAGCGGCAGCCGAGATTGCCTTCCATGCGCTTGATGCGGGCGACGTTGTTGCTTTCCACGCGCGAGAACGGCGGATTGCTGGTCGAGCAGCCGGAATTGTCGAAGAAATTGCGGCCGCGCTTCGTCTTGAAGCAATAGCCGTTGCGGTAATAGATCTCGTTGCGCGCCACCCACAGGTCCTGGCAGCTCAGGCTC
Proteins encoded in this region:
- a CDS encoding YARHG domain-containing protein, with protein sequence MKKPFSAILTAACTGTALAFGCGVANAQAFSVFPDSSERALANWELESLSCQDLWVARNEIYYRNGYCFKTKRGRNFFDNSGCSTSNPPFSRVESNNVARIKRMEGNLGCR
- a CDS encoding TIGR01244 family sulfur transferase — translated: MAKFTALTPQISVSPELSETDIARAAAMGFRTILCNRPDDEPGVAFSSEAARHTAGVFGMAFHHVPVAGYEITEPDAIDAVADVLSGAVGPVLMYCKSGMRSAYLWALGAVGETGLAETLQIMERAGIDASIVEDELIERAAMAPAAADAAAYAAAV